One Desulfovibrio inopinatus DSM 10711 genomic window, CGACAATTCATGCCGATGATCGTCCCCTGCGCGTTGAAGAATGGTTGCATCTACATGGGAAAACGCGATGCAAGACGATTTCTCAAGTTGGAAACGATCTCGGCGAACGCATGTATAAAGCGTTTGAATGGGGATTTGCTCAGGGAGACCAACGAGCTGTATTAATCGGGAGTGATATTCCACAATTGCAAACACACGATATACAGTCAGCATTAACGTGTTTGGAGAAAGCTCCATCGGTGATCGGTCCGGCGCTTGATGGGGGATACTATCTTATCGGGTTCCAACGCCATGCACTACTGCCTGAGGTGTTTTCCAATATGACATGGGGTACAGGGCAGGTTTTTGAGGAAACGATGAAACGATTTTCTCGCGCAGGTATGTCGCCGGTCGTAATGCAAACGTACCAGGATGTTGATACGTGGGCCGATTTGCGAGCAGTAGATGAGGAGCTTGCTCCTCGAAGTGCGGCCGTCGTGGAGCAGATTCATGACTCGATGTGAAAAAGAACGGTTCAGCATGCTCATGAATGCGTGTTGGCTTCTGTGCGTAATGTTGATTGTGTTAGCCTCCGGACACGATGCCTATGCTCAGAGTGCATTGGTCGATGGAGTGTTGGTCACGGAATCCGGCACTATCGCCGCGACCACTTCCCAAAAGGGACTTGGTGATATTCGGTTTGTCGGGCATGCGTCCAAGGTCCAGGCCAGTTTAGGGACAGGATTTGGCTTTCGATACACGACATCGGGACATCCCGACGGCGCTCCGATCATATTGACGGTGGCCCTCAAACACCCGCCAATAACAAACCCGGCAACGGGTGAAGCAACAACGGGGCAAGTCTATCAGCTTCAATCGGCCGTAGGACGATCAGAAGCGGAGTATTTTGTCTTTGAAAAATCCTATGAGCTTGTTCCCGGACAATACGTTTGGCGTATTTTTAATGGCAAACTTCCCCTTGCCGAACAGACCTTTGTCGTTTCGGTCGCATCGGAAGGAGCAACGTCGCAAAAGAACGCATCGCCCCCGCCAAAGCCTTCCCCAATTCGTTTTGTTAAAACGCATTTTCTCCGTGTCTCCACCATGGGACAAGCCGCTTTCTTGGCTACGGAGAAAGGGGAGTTCATGTTATCAGCCAAAGAGAATCCGGAATTCTATATACAAGTGGTCGATGTGGTCTCGCGTCTCGCATCAGGAGAGGACGTCACCATCTATTACAGAGAACCCAAAGCACAAGAACGCTATGGTGAACTGATCGGCATCAAAACGCCGTTTTTCGGAGTGTTGGGAAAAACGGATAGTGCAAATCATAAATAGGCCTACTTTTTTCTTTGAAAAGGCTGGCCGCTCTATGTATGATTCGTGATGGTTGGACTGTGTGAACGGTCTCTGCAATGAATTTACAACGAGGAGAAAGAGACGGTGTCGAAACTGCAGTGGAATTCTCATCGGGGTATGGCGTGGTTTTCTCGGACCGTC contains:
- a CDS encoding TIGR04282 family arsenosugar biosynthesis glycosyltransferase, with the protein product MTHDAVAKNPCRVHFFMRLPQRGRVKTRLAATVGHDLALHAYEAFVLDMLDMLERLGSGVTTTIHADDRPLRVEEWLHLHGKTRCKTISQVGNDLGERMYKAFEWGFAQGDQRAVLIGSDIPQLQTHDIQSALTCLEKAPSVIGPALDGGYYLIGFQRHALLPEVFSNMTWGTGQVFEETMKRFSRAGMSPVVMQTYQDVDTWADLRAVDEELAPRSAAVVEQIHDSM
- a CDS encoding DUF3859 domain-containing protein; its protein translation is MTRCEKERFSMLMNACWLLCVMLIVLASGHDAYAQSALVDGVLVTESGTIAATTSQKGLGDIRFVGHASKVQASLGTGFGFRYTTSGHPDGAPIILTVALKHPPITNPATGEATTGQVYQLQSAVGRSEAEYFVFEKSYELVPGQYVWRIFNGKLPLAEQTFVVSVASEGATSQKNASPPPKPSPIRFVKTHFLRVSTMGQAAFLATEKGEFMLSAKENPEFYIQVVDVVSRLASGEDVTIYYREPKAQERYGELIGIKTPFFGVLGKTDSANHK